The following proteins come from a genomic window of Winogradskyella sp. PC-19:
- a CDS encoding YifB family Mg chelatase-like AAA ATPase, protein MLKKVFASAVFGVEASTITVEVNVDKGVGYHLVGLPDNAIKESNYRIAAALQNNGFRIPGKKITINMAPADLRKEGSAYDLTLAIGILTASNQIKAEYLEDYLIMGELSLDGSLQPIKGALPIAVKAREEGFKGFILPSQNAKEAAIVNDLKVFGVDNITQVINYFDKGETLEQTIIDTRAEFNKSLNFPEFDFSDVKGQESIKRCMEIAAAGGHNIILIGPPGSGKTMLAKRLPSILPPMTLHEALETTKIHSVVGRVKAHAGLMAQRPFRSPHHTISNVALVGGGSYPQPGEISLSHNGVLFLDELPEFKREVLEVMRQPLEDREVTISRAKFTVTYPSSFMLVASMNPSPSGYFNDPDAPVTSSPAEMQRYMGKISGPLLDRIDIHIEVTPVPFEKLSEERKGESSVDIRKRVTAARELQTNRFLELENVHYNAQMNTKQIRQYCKLDEASLQLLKSAMERLNLSARAYDRILKVSRTIADLEGVKELTGTHISEAIQYRSLDREGWLG, encoded by the coding sequence ATGCTCAAAAAAGTATTCGCAAGTGCCGTATTTGGTGTCGAAGCTTCAACTATTACGGTTGAGGTAAATGTAGATAAAGGTGTTGGTTACCATCTGGTAGGTTTGCCAGATAATGCGATTAAAGAAAGTAACTACCGTATTGCTGCTGCACTTCAGAATAATGGTTTTAGAATTCCAGGTAAAAAGATTACCATTAACATGGCGCCAGCTGATCTGCGTAAAGAAGGCTCGGCTTATGATTTAACTTTGGCGATTGGTATTCTCACAGCATCTAATCAAATAAAAGCTGAATACTTAGAGGATTATCTTATTATGGGCGAACTGTCTTTAGACGGAAGCTTGCAGCCTATAAAAGGAGCTTTGCCAATTGCTGTAAAAGCCAGAGAAGAAGGTTTTAAAGGTTTTATTCTACCAAGTCAAAATGCAAAAGAGGCAGCAATTGTCAACGATTTAAAAGTTTTTGGAGTAGATAATATCACACAAGTCATTAACTACTTTGATAAAGGAGAAACACTAGAGCAAACCATTATAGATACCCGAGCAGAATTTAATAAGAGTCTTAATTTCCCAGAGTTTGATTTTTCAGATGTCAAAGGACAAGAATCTATAAAGCGTTGTATGGAAATTGCAGCAGCAGGTGGACATAATATTATTTTAATTGGTCCACCAGGTTCTGGTAAAACTATGTTAGCAAAACGTTTGCCAAGTATTTTGCCTCCAATGACTTTACATGAAGCTTTAGAAACTACAAAAATACATTCAGTTGTCGGTCGTGTTAAAGCGCATGCTGGATTGATGGCGCAGCGACCATTTAGAAGCCCACATCACACGATTTCAAATGTCGCTTTAGTCGGTGGCGGAAGTTATCCGCAACCTGGAGAAATATCCTTATCACATAATGGTGTGTTGTTTTTAGACGAATTACCAGAGTTTAAACGTGAAGTTTTAGAAGTGATGCGGCAACCTTTAGAAGATAGAGAAGTGACTATTTCTAGAGCAAAATTTACAGTGACTTATCCGAGTTCATTCATGTTAGTGGCAAGTATGAATCCAAGTCCAAGTGGTTATTTTAATGACCCAGATGCACCTGTGACTTCAAGTCCAGCCGAAATGCAACGCTATATGGGTAAAATATCTGGACCATTGTTAGATAGAATTGATATACATATCGAAGTGACGCCTGTTCCTTTTGAAAAACTTTCTGAAGAACGTAAAGGTGAATCTTCAGTAGATATAAGGAAGCGGGTAACTGCGGCAAGAGAGCTTCAAACCAACAGATTTTTAGAATTAGAAAATGTACACTACAATGCTCAAATGAATACCAAACAGATTCGACAGTACTGTAAGTTAGACGAAGCTTCACTTCAACTTTTAAAATCTGCTATGGAGCGTTTGAACCTTTCTGCAAGAGCTTATGACAGAATTCTTAAAGTATCTCGTACAATTGCCGATTTAGAAGGTGTTAAAGAATTAACTGGTACTCACATTAGCGAAGCTATTCAATACAGAAGTTTGGATAGAGAAGGTTGGTTGGGTTAA
- a CDS encoding YheT family hydrolase, which yields MPIIESTYKPLFWTKSGFVSTVFSGLARKVSNLDQSRERITLPDNDFLDLDWSYSESKSNKVIILLHGLEGHAQRPYLTGAAKLFNQNDIDACAVNFRGCSGEPNLLYRSYHSGATEDLDAVVKHIISLDKYDEIYIKGISLGANMALKYVGEERELPKAVKAVIAISSPCDLKGSCDELLSLKNKAYAIRFLDHLKQKLKPKLKQFPDKITVDDYKSIKTLIDFDHVYTSKAHGFKDAYDYYQKASSLQLLPNIKVPSLLINALNDSFLSPDCYPVKEAKANPNLYFEMPKYGGHVGFIQKGEFYYNEKRALDFVSKL from the coding sequence ATGCCAATTATTGAATCCACTTACAAACCACTCTTTTGGACAAAGAGTGGTTTTGTTTCTACTGTATTTTCCGGGTTAGCTCGAAAGGTCAGCAATCTTGATCAGTCAAGAGAACGTATAACATTGCCTGATAATGATTTTTTAGATTTAGACTGGAGTTATTCAGAATCAAAAAGTAATAAAGTTATAATTCTCTTGCACGGGTTAGAAGGTCATGCACAACGTCCGTATTTGACAGGTGCAGCTAAGCTATTCAATCAAAACGATATCGATGCTTGTGCGGTAAATTTTAGAGGTTGTAGTGGAGAACCAAATTTGTTATATCGCAGTTACCATTCTGGAGCCACGGAAGACTTAGATGCTGTTGTCAAACATATTATTTCTCTTGATAAGTACGATGAGATTTACATTAAAGGTATTAGTCTTGGCGCTAATATGGCTTTAAAGTATGTAGGTGAAGAGAGAGAATTGCCTAAAGCCGTCAAAGCAGTTATAGCAATTTCATCGCCATGTGATTTAAAAGGCTCTTGTGATGAATTACTAAGTCTAAAAAATAAAGCATATGCCATTCGTTTTTTGGACCATTTAAAACAAAAGCTAAAACCTAAACTAAAGCAATTTCCTGATAAGATTACTGTAGATGATTATAAATCTATAAAAACATTAATAGATTTTGATCACGTTTATACATCTAAAGCTCATGGTTTTAAAGACGCTTATGATTATTACCAAAAGGCGAGTAGCCTGCAATTATTACCGAATATTAAAGTGCCATCATTACTAATCAATGCACTAAACGATTCTTTTCTATCACCAGATTGTTATCCAGTAAAAGAGGCAAAAGCGAATCCAAATCTATATTTCGAAATGCCTAAATATGGAGGTCACGTTGGGTTTATACAAAAAGGAGAGTTTTATTATAATGAGAAACGAGCTTTAGATTTTGTAAGTAAACTTTAA
- a CDS encoding CocE/NonD family hydrolase: MIKNLFRVVVFSIFILGCKDAQNINLTEAETEANKVTASVDTYAKDNYTKKEVMIEMRDGIKLHTTIYSPKDTSKTYPMLMMRTPYSCRPYGENEFKSKIGPNKYLMEEGNIMVYQDVRGRWNSEGVYDNMRAYIPNKTGNQVDEASDTYDTIEWLVNNVDNNNGNVGTYGISYPGFYATYSLLDSHPALKAVSPQACIGDFFFDDFIHNGAFLLSYWRATSVFGYMKDTPTKEAWYEFPDIGTEDQYQFFLDNMPLSKLDDYYDEKNVFMTQIEENVTYNEFWQKRGIIQHLKDIKPATMIVGGQFDAEDLYGPYNTYKSIEANSDNYNTVVFGPWSHGDWARNRERQVIGNVHFGDSLSDYFQKNIETKFFNHFLKGEANGETGLAEAHMFDTGKKEWQSFEQWPPKNTTKESWFMQPEERLTQRANRMIATSDFISDPKKPVPYSEDIKVVFTPRKFMTDDQRFASRRPDVLTFETEVLENDVTLAGDILSKLNVSTTGTAADWIVKLVDVYPADTENTDDVQDHLKLSNYHMLVRSEVLRGRFRNSMTNPEPFVPNQKTAVNLKLQDVFHTFKKGHKIQVQVQSTFFPYIDANPQTYVDNIFKAKEEDFKAQTHKVYNDSSIEFTILK; encoded by the coding sequence ATGATTAAAAATCTTTTCCGAGTTGTTGTGTTTTCAATCTTTATTTTAGGTTGTAAAGACGCACAAAACATCAATCTTACAGAAGCCGAAACTGAAGCAAATAAAGTTACTGCATCAGTAGATACTTACGCAAAGGACAATTACACCAAAAAAGAGGTGATGATTGAAATGCGTGATGGCATTAAATTGCATACAACTATTTACAGTCCAAAGGATACGTCAAAGACATACCCTATGCTAATGATGCGTACACCATATAGTTGCAGACCTTATGGCGAAAATGAATTTAAATCTAAAATCGGACCTAATAAATACCTGATGGAAGAAGGTAATATTATGGTGTACCAAGATGTACGAGGACGATGGAATAGTGAAGGTGTTTACGATAATATGCGTGCTTATATTCCGAATAAAACGGGTAACCAAGTTGATGAAGCTAGTGATACTTATGATACCATTGAATGGTTAGTAAATAACGTTGATAATAACAATGGAAACGTTGGTACATACGGAATTTCATATCCTGGGTTTTATGCAACATATTCGTTGTTAGACTCACATCCAGCGTTAAAAGCAGTATCACCTCAAGCTTGTATCGGCGATTTCTTTTTTGATGATTTTATCCATAATGGTGCATTTTTGTTAAGCTATTGGAGAGCGACATCAGTGTTTGGTTATATGAAAGATACACCAACAAAAGAAGCTTGGTATGAGTTTCCGGATATAGGAACAGAAGACCAATACCAATTCTTTTTAGATAACATGCCACTAAGTAAGTTAGATGATTATTATGACGAGAAAAACGTTTTTATGACGCAAATTGAAGAAAATGTAACCTACAACGAGTTCTGGCAGAAACGCGGAATTATTCAACACTTAAAAGATATTAAGCCTGCAACTATGATTGTTGGAGGACAGTTTGATGCTGAGGATTTATATGGTCCTTATAATACTTATAAAAGTATTGAAGCTAATAGTGACAATTATAATACTGTCGTTTTTGGGCCTTGGAGTCATGGTGATTGGGCAAGAAATAGAGAACGTCAAGTGATTGGAAATGTTCATTTCGGAGATAGTTTATCCGATTATTTTCAGAAAAATATTGAAACTAAATTCTTTAATCATTTTCTTAAAGGCGAAGCAAATGGCGAAACAGGTTTAGCTGAAGCGCACATGTTTGATACAGGTAAAAAGGAATGGCAATCATTCGAACAATGGCCGCCAAAAAATACGACTAAGGAAAGTTGGTTTATGCAGCCAGAAGAGCGTTTAACTCAAAGAGCTAACAGGATGATTGCAACTTCAGACTTTATAAGTGATCCAAAAAAACCAGTGCCATATTCCGAAGATATAAAAGTAGTGTTTACACCACGTAAGTTCATGACAGATGACCAGCGTTTTGCATCTCGTCGTCCAGATGTATTGACTTTTGAAACTGAAGTTTTAGAAAACGATGTAACGCTTGCAGGCGATATTTTATCAAAACTTAATGTATCTACAACAGGTACAGCAGCCGATTGGATTGTAAAGTTAGTCGATGTTTATCCAGCAGATACTGAAAATACAGATGATGTCCAAGACCATTTAAAGCTAAGTAATTACCACATGTTAGTACGAAGCGAAGTTTTAAGAGGTCGTTTTAGAAACAGTATGACCAATCCTGAGCCATTTGTACCTAATCAAAAAACTGCTGTTAACCTAAAGCTTCAAGATGTATTTCATACATTTAAGAAAGGGCATAAGATACAGGTACAAGTACAGAGTACATTTTTCCCTTACATAGATGCTAATCCGCAGACGTATGTAGATAATATCTTTAAGGCTAAAGAAGAGGACTTTAAAGCCCAAACACACAAGGTTTATAACGATTCTTCAATTGAGTTTACAATCTTAAAATAA
- the ade gene encoding adenine deaminase, which yields MKVLKGNIVDVQNRRIFKGEITIESGKIKSIEEKPCEENHFILPGFVDAHIHIESSMLVPSEFAKIAVNHGTVATVSDPHEIANVLGVKGVEFMIENGKKTPFKFNFGAPSCVPATSFESAGAIIDSDDIKQLMANPDIKYLAEMMNYPGVIFDDAEVHKKLEWAKHYNKPIDGHAPGLRGKDLDTYISAGITTDHECFSCEEGLEKLQKGMEVIIREGSAAKNFEALIDLLPEHFENIMFCSDDKHPDDLLLGHINQLCERAIAKGIDVFKVLQAACVNPVKHYNLDVGLLKEGDTADCIVVEDLKDFKTLQTYIDGELVFSNGESKIKHVDFEILNNFNTDSKVVSDFQFKSDANQIRVIECLDGELVTNEIIQDATTDNGNLVSNTETDVLKMTVVNRYKNEKPSIAFIKNFGLKEGAIASSVGHDSHNIIAVGVSDEAICKAVNLLIDNKGGICAISNDSEKVVPLPIAGIMSDQNAKTIGEAYSELDRMAKDLGSELHAPYMSLSFMALLVIPSLKLGDKGLFDGDSFKFTSLEI from the coding sequence ATGAAAGTACTAAAAGGAAACATAGTAGACGTCCAAAACCGTCGCATCTTTAAAGGAGAAATCACTATCGAAAGTGGTAAGATAAAATCCATAGAAGAAAAACCGTGCGAAGAAAATCACTTCATCTTACCTGGCTTTGTAGATGCTCACATACACATCGAAAGTTCAATGTTAGTGCCTTCTGAATTTGCCAAAATCGCTGTTAATCATGGCACAGTTGCAACAGTTTCTGACCCACACGAAATCGCCAATGTACTTGGCGTAAAAGGTGTGGAGTTTATGATAGAAAATGGAAAGAAAACACCTTTTAAATTCAATTTTGGTGCGCCAAGTTGTGTGCCTGCAACATCTTTTGAATCTGCTGGGGCGATTATAGATTCTGATGATATCAAACAATTAATGGCAAATCCAGACATCAAGTACTTGGCTGAGATGATGAATTATCCTGGTGTTATTTTTGACGATGCTGAGGTTCATAAAAAACTAGAATGGGCAAAACATTACAATAAGCCTATTGATGGTCATGCACCAGGTTTACGAGGTAAAGATTTAGATACATATATTTCTGCAGGAATTACTACAGATCATGAATGTTTCTCCTGTGAAGAAGGTTTAGAGAAGCTTCAAAAAGGTATGGAGGTCATTATTCGCGAAGGTAGTGCTGCAAAAAACTTTGAAGCCTTAATTGATTTATTACCAGAACATTTTGAGAATATAATGTTTTGTAGCGATGATAAACATCCTGATGACTTATTGTTAGGTCATATCAATCAGCTTTGTGAACGTGCTATTGCGAAAGGCATTGATGTATTTAAAGTATTGCAAGCTGCTTGTGTTAATCCAGTAAAACATTACAATCTTGATGTGGGTCTGTTAAAAGAAGGTGATACCGCAGATTGTATTGTGGTTGAGGATTTAAAAGACTTTAAAACGCTTCAAACCTACATTGATGGTGAATTGGTTTTCAGTAATGGCGAATCTAAAATCAAGCACGTCGATTTCGAAATTCTGAATAATTTTAATACAGACAGCAAAGTAGTTTCAGATTTCCAATTCAAATCAGATGCTAATCAAATCCGTGTTATTGAATGTTTAGATGGCGAATTGGTAACTAATGAAATTATACAAGACGCAACTACAGATAATGGAAATTTGGTTTCTAATACTGAAACTGATGTTCTTAAAATGACGGTTGTGAATCGCTATAAGAATGAGAAGCCATCGATAGCATTTATTAAGAATTTCGGGTTAAAGGAAGGCGCAATAGCATCTTCTGTCGGTCACGATTCTCATAACATTATTGCCGTTGGTGTATCAGACGAAGCAATTTGTAAAGCGGTTAATCTTTTAATAGATAATAAAGGTGGAATCTGTGCAATATCAAACGATTCAGAAAAAGTGGTACCATTACCAATAGCTGGAATCATGAGTGACCAAAATGCAAAAACTATTGGTGAAGCTTATTCAGAATTAGATAGAATGGCAAAGGATTTGGGAAGTGAACTTCACGCACCGTACATGAGCTTGTCATTTATGGCATTACTGGTTATTCCATCATTAAAACTTGGTGATAAAGGTTTGTTTGATGGAGACTCATTTAAGTTCACGAGTCTAGAAATCTAA
- the tilS gene encoding tRNA lysidine(34) synthetase TilS, with translation MKEFKQHINQYLPFLKESKLLIAISGGIDSVVLAQLCKEVNLNFALAHCNFNLRGNESDADEAFVSKLGEELDVETFIQHFDTKVYASEHKLSIQMAARELRYDWFNELAEQLEFDYILTAHHADDNLETFLINFTRGTGLSGLTGIPMINDNIIRPLLPFSRQVIEAYAKENNINWREDSSNESKKYLRNKLRHDVVPILKEINPQLLDSFQNTLENLNDTADIVEESLNAVAKRAIVDIDNNGITFKVSEFKKVNNSKAYLFEMFKDYGFTEWNDVFNLLDAETGKYVTSNSHKLTKHRELLILSDKSHFEQSEYSLLISNDKNEVETPIGIISFKEVSSLSESTKNIIFIDKHKFKFPLELRLWQNEDIFYPSGMNGKKKVSKYLKDEKLKPSEKQNTWVLTSDDKIIWVVGMRADNRFKVDERTRDILKIELH, from the coding sequence TTGAAAGAATTTAAGCAACATATAAACCAATACCTTCCTTTCCTAAAAGAAAGCAAACTATTAATTGCCATTTCTGGAGGAATTGATAGCGTTGTTTTAGCACAACTTTGCAAAGAAGTAAATCTGAATTTTGCATTAGCACATTGCAATTTTAACTTAAGAGGAAATGAAAGCGACGCAGACGAAGCCTTTGTTTCAAAATTAGGAGAAGAACTAGATGTAGAGACCTTTATTCAGCATTTTGATACCAAAGTTTACGCCAGTGAGCATAAGTTGTCTATTCAAATGGCTGCTAGAGAATTGAGATACGATTGGTTTAACGAATTGGCAGAACAATTAGAATTCGATTATATTCTAACAGCGCATCATGCCGATGATAATCTCGAAACATTTTTAATTAATTTCACTAGGGGAACTGGATTAAGTGGATTAACGGGAATCCCTATGATTAATGATAATATCATTCGTCCATTACTACCATTTTCTAGGCAAGTCATTGAAGCATATGCAAAAGAAAACAATATAAACTGGCGAGAAGATAGTAGTAATGAAAGCAAAAAATACCTTAGAAACAAGTTACGTCACGATGTGGTTCCCATCTTAAAGGAGATCAATCCACAGCTGTTAGATAGCTTTCAGAATACCTTAGAGAACTTAAATGACACAGCAGATATTGTTGAAGAAAGCCTCAATGCAGTTGCTAAACGTGCTATCGTAGATATTGATAATAATGGCATCACCTTTAAAGTGTCTGAGTTCAAGAAAGTAAATAATTCAAAAGCATATCTGTTTGAGATGTTCAAAGATTATGGCTTTACAGAATGGAATGATGTTTTCAATTTATTAGATGCTGAAACAGGTAAATACGTCACTTCAAATTCGCATAAACTAACAAAACATCGAGAGTTGTTAATTCTATCAGATAAAAGTCATTTTGAGCAAAGCGAATACTCTCTGCTAATCTCTAATGATAAGAACGAAGTTGAAACTCCAATAGGAATCATATCCTTTAAAGAAGTTTCAAGCCTTTCGGAATCAACAAAAAATATAATCTTTATCGACAAACATAAGTTTAAGTTTCCTTTAGAATTAAGACTTTGGCAAAACGAAGATATTTTCTACCCAAGTGGAATGAATGGCAAAAAGAAAGTCAGCAAATACCTGAAAGATGAAAAATTAAAACCTTCAGAAAAACAAAACACGTGGGTTTTAACTTCTGATGACAAGATTATTTGGGTTGTTGGTATGCGTGCCGATAACCGTTTCAAGGTTGATGAAAGAACAAGAGATATTTTAAAAATAGAGTTACATTAA
- a CDS encoding four helix bundle protein, whose translation MKSYRDLIVWQKSVKMVTLVYTVLKFFPNDERFSLVSQIKRSAVSIPSNIAEGYGRNYTKDYSRFLQISRGSLYEMQTQLEIAINLEFINVNQLEEIKSLSIEVEKMLNTLIKKLSQ comes from the coding sequence ATGAAAAGTTATAGAGATTTAATAGTTTGGCAAAAGTCCGTTAAGATGGTTACTTTGGTTTATACAGTCTTAAAATTTTTTCCTAATGATGAAAGATTCTCTTTAGTCTCTCAAATAAAAAGAAGCGCTGTTTCAATTCCTTCAAATATAGCTGAAGGTTACGGTAGAAATTATACTAAAGATTATTCTCGTTTCTTACAAATCTCTAGAGGTTCTTTATATGAGATGCAAACCCAGCTAGAAATAGCTATCAATTTAGAATTTATTAATGTAAATCAGTTGGAAGAAATTAAAAGCTTATCAATTGAAGTAGAAAAAATGTTGAATACATTAATCAAGAAACTTAGTCAATAA
- a CDS encoding anthranilate synthase component I family protein, giving the protein MRTHKYHQPKSIKNFKHQLLFWAQQYDDVVWLDSNNHNPKYSSYDGVLAVDAFTSIKTDYKGAFEKLNEYQSITNDWLFGYLTYDLKNDVELLQSNNFDGLQFPDLYFFQPKKLFLIKEDKVEIQYLRMVDDEIEGDLEQIGSTVRSSAVENYPSSKQIKIKLRIHKDEYFNKVEQMLAHINRGDIYEANFCQEFYAENIEIQPLETFNKLNDISKPPFATFLKTDTKYLLSASPERYLKKEGNNVISQPIKGTAKRSIDKIEDEQLAKALATDEKERSENIMIVDLVRNDLSHTATKGSVKVEELCKVYSFLQVHQMISTVVSEAKENVSPAELLRTTFPMGSMTGAPKISAMQIIENLEETKRGLYSGSVGYFTPEGNFDFNVIIRSILYNQSQKYVSYSVGSAITAKSNPLREYEECLIKAKAMREVLED; this is encoded by the coding sequence TTGAGAACACACAAATATCACCAGCCGAAATCTATTAAAAACTTTAAGCATCAGTTATTGTTTTGGGCACAACAATACGATGATGTTGTTTGGTTAGATTCTAATAACCATAACCCAAAATACAGTAGTTATGATGGGGTTTTGGCAGTAGACGCTTTTACGTCTATAAAGACTGATTACAAAGGTGCTTTTGAAAAATTAAATGAATACCAATCTATTACCAATGATTGGTTATTTGGTTATCTGACATATGACTTAAAGAATGATGTTGAGCTTTTACAGTCTAATAATTTTGATGGCTTGCAGTTTCCAGATTTGTATTTCTTTCAGCCAAAAAAACTATTCCTTATAAAAGAGGATAAAGTTGAAATTCAGTACCTAAGAATGGTCGATGACGAAATTGAAGGAGATTTAGAACAGATTGGAAGCACTGTCCGTTCGAGCGCAGTCGAGAACTATCCGAGTTCAAAGCAAATAAAAATAAAACTTCGTATTCACAAGGACGAATATTTCAATAAAGTTGAGCAAATGTTAGCGCACATTAATCGTGGTGATATTTACGAAGCTAATTTTTGTCAAGAGTTTTATGCTGAAAATATAGAGATTCAACCTTTAGAAACTTTTAATAAACTCAACGATATTTCAAAGCCACCATTTGCTACTTTTTTAAAAACGGATACTAAATATTTGTTATCGGCTTCTCCAGAAAGGTATCTAAAAAAAGAAGGTAATAATGTTATCTCTCAACCCATAAAGGGAACAGCAAAGCGTTCAATAGATAAGATAGAAGATGAGCAATTAGCTAAGGCATTAGCCACAGATGAAAAAGAGCGTAGTGAAAACATAATGATTGTAGATTTGGTTCGAAATGACTTGTCGCATACGGCAACAAAAGGAAGTGTTAAGGTAGAGGAACTCTGCAAAGTGTATTCCTTTTTACAGGTGCATCAAATGATTTCTACTGTGGTTTCTGAAGCAAAAGAAAATGTAAGTCCAGCTGAATTATTAAGAACTACATTCCCAATGGGAAGTATGACAGGCGCACCAAAGATTTCGGCAATGCAAATTATCGAAAACTTAGAAGAGACAAAACGCGGATTATATTCTGGGTCAGTTGGTTATTTCACACCAGAAGGTAATTTTGATTTTAATGTCATCATCAGAAGTATTTTGTATAATCAATCTCAAAAATATGTATCATACTCTGTAGGTAGTGCGATTACAGCCAAAAGCAATCCGCTAAGAGAATATGAAGAGTGCTTGATTAAAGCCAAGGCAATGCGTGAGGTTTTGGAAGATTGA
- a CDS encoding DEAD/DEAH box helicase, translating to MNFRDLNLNTPLYNAIDDLGFETPTPIQAESFNVVASGKDVVGIAQTGTGKTFAYMLPILKNLKYSTQENPRVLVLVPTRELVVQVVSEIEKLSKYINNRVLGVYGGTNINTQKQAVAQGLDIIVATPGRLYDLAVSRVLQLKSIQKLVIDEVDVMLDLGFRHQLMNIFDILPARRQNIMFSATMTTDVDELITDFFINPTKISIAVSGTPLENITQQRYDVPNFYTKVNLLEELLHDKDTYSRVLIFVAYKRMADRLFDKLEELFPSETCVIHSNKTQNYRLRSIEQFREGENRLLVATDVMARGLDIDDVSHVINFDTPDYPENYMHRIGRTGRAERKGQSILLSTEKEQESRERIEALMQMQIDTHEIPESVEISKELIEEERNVIKERYNPTKRRDEDAPGPAFHEKSEKNQKVNLGGSYRREIAKKYKKPKTRGDKNYNKRNKKRK from the coding sequence GTGAATTTTAGAGATTTAAATTTAAACACACCGCTATATAACGCTATTGATGACTTAGGTTTTGAAACACCTACGCCAATTCAGGCAGAATCATTTAATGTTGTAGCTTCTGGTAAAGATGTTGTTGGTATTGCACAAACTGGTACTGGTAAAACCTTTGCGTACATGTTGCCGATTTTAAAAAATCTAAAATATTCTACTCAAGAGAATCCAAGAGTCTTAGTTTTAGTGCCTACACGTGAGTTAGTTGTACAGGTTGTAAGCGAAATAGAAAAGCTTTCTAAGTATATTAATAACCGCGTACTTGGTGTCTATGGTGGTACTAATATCAATACGCAAAAACAAGCTGTAGCACAAGGTTTAGATATCATTGTGGCAACGCCAGGTCGCTTATATGATTTGGCAGTAAGTCGTGTATTACAATTAAAATCAATACAGAAATTAGTTATTGATGAAGTTGATGTGATGCTCGATTTGGGTTTTAGACATCAATTGATGAATATTTTTGATATTCTACCAGCAAGACGGCAAAACATTATGTTTTCGGCGACTATGACAACAGATGTCGATGAGTTAATCACAGATTTCTTTATTAACCCGACTAAAATATCTATAGCCGTTTCTGGTACACCATTAGAAAACATTACGCAGCAACGCTATGATGTGCCTAATTTTTACACCAAAGTTAATCTTCTTGAAGAATTGCTTCATGATAAAGATACTTACTCAAGAGTTTTAATCTTTGTGGCTTACAAACGAATGGCAGACCGTTTATTTGATAAGCTTGAAGAATTATTCCCTTCAGAAACTTGTGTGATTCACTCTAATAAAACTCAGAATTATAGATTACGTAGTATTGAGCAATTTAGAGAAGGTGAAAACAGGTTACTTGTTGCTACAGATGTCATGGCACGTGGTTTAGATATTGATGATGTCTCTCACGTTATCAATTTTGATACGCCAGATTATCCAGAAAATTACATGCACCGTATTGGTCGTACTGGTCGTGCAGAACGTAAAGGACAATCCATTTTATTATCTACAGAAAAAGAACAAGAGTCAAGAGAACGTATCGAAGCGTTAATGCAAATGCAAATTGATACTCATGAAATCCCTGAATCTGTTGAGATTTCTAAAGAGCTGATTGAAGAAGAACGCAATGTCATAAAAGAACGCTACAACCCTACAAAGCGTAGAGATGAAGATGCACCTGGACCAGCGTTTCACGAAAAAAGCGAGAAAAATCAAAAAGTAAATCTTGGTGGTAGTTACCGAAGAGAAATTGCGAAAAAATACAAAAAACCAAAAACTCGTGGCGACAAAAACTACAATAAGCGTAATAAAAAACGTAAGTAA
- a CDS encoding DUF2721 domain-containing protein → MEELTLTTPALLFSAISLIMLAYTNRFLAYASVIRNLRDEYLKRKEASLIKQIKNLKLRLDLTRYMQISGITSLLLCVLTMFLIYIDYHVLAVYVFGLGLVLLLVSLAFLIWEIQISAKALNNHLSDIEDDLKQR, encoded by the coding sequence TTGGAAGAACTCACACTAACAACACCAGCACTTTTATTTTCGGCAATTTCCTTAATTATGTTAGCGTATACCAATCGATTTTTGGCCTATGCATCGGTGATTAGAAATCTAAGAGACGAATATTTAAAACGCAAAGAAGCGTCATTAATCAAACAAATCAAAAACCTAAAGTTACGTTTAGATTTAACACGTTACATGCAAATCTCTGGCATCACGAGTTTATTACTTTGTGTACTGACCATGTTTTTGATTTACATCGATTACCATGTGCTTGCTGTATATGTATTTGGTTTAGGATTGGTACTTCTTCTGGTATCATTAGCCTTTTTGATTTGGGAAATACAAATCTCTGCAAAGGCATTAAATAACCATTTAAGTGATATCGAAGACGATTTGAAACAGCGCTAA